Within the Thermomicrobiales bacterium genome, the region ACGATCGCTGCTGCAGGCGGCAATGTCCAGGTGCTCGGGCAGTTCCTCTATTCGGGCTACGTGTTGCCGATCCAGGCAACCGCCATCGTGCTGCTTGTCGGCACCATCGGCGCGCTGGTGATGGCACGGCCGGATGAGCCAACGACGCGAGCACGCAGCCGCACGACAGGCACGATCTCACTCGGCCACTCGCGTGGCGCTGACCTGGTGGCACTGCCGACCGGCGCACCGACGGCACGCGTCATTCGCCACGAAGACGTACGCGATGGGCTGGTTATGGTGACATCAGCCGATGCCTACACCGAGCATGCAGCCTGGGCGGGCACCGACGTACCGAGCGGGGCCGATGCGGATGAATATCCGACCGGTGCCGGTATCGGCAGTGAGGAGAATCGCTGATGGGTGAGCTAACCGCCACGCACTTTCTCTTGCTGAGTGCGGCACTATTCATCACCGGGATGATGGGGGTTCTCACCCGTCGCAACGTGCTGGTGATCTTCATGAGCGTCGAGCTCATGGTCAACGCCGTCAACGTGTCGTTCATAGGCTTCGCCTGGGAACAGAACTCGATGATCGGCCAAACGTTTGCACTCTTCGTCATCGCTATCGCGGCAGCCGAGGCCGTGCTTGGACTCGGCATCGTCATGGCGCTATCGCGCCGGGCCGATACGGTTGACGTCGGAGAGGTCACAGAGCTGCGTGACTAGCGCAGCACGCTACTGGGGAACGTCTGACGCGGGGGCGCGTCAGGATCGGGGCAGCAGGGAGCTGTCCCTCGTAGGGGAGAGAGCCAGTCGATGAAGGATCTGCTCTTCTTGATCCCGTTGCTGCCACTCCTGGCGGCGGTGATCAACAGCCTGTTCGGGCGCTGGTTACTCCGCGACCTGGCAGGACCGATCGCGACCGTTTCGGTCATCGGGTCGTGGGTTGTCAGTCTGCTCGTCTTCATCGACCAGCTTGGCTCCGATACGCCGCTCACGCAGCACCTGTTCACCTGGATTCCGGCCGGTGATTTCCAGATCCCGGTCACGCTGCATGTCGATCACCTGACGGCAGTGATGCTGATGGTTGTCACAACCGTCGGCTCGCTGGTGCATGTCTACTCCAACGGCTACCTGAAGGGCGACACGGGCTTCTACCGCTTCTTCGCTTACCTGCCACTGTTCGTCTTCTCGATGCTGATGCTCGTCCTCGCAGACAACTACCTGCTGCTCTTCTTCTTCT harbors:
- a CDS encoding NADH-quinone oxidoreductase subunit J, with the protein product MTPEVLVFDILAVIAIIAGIGVVVSRNPVHSAVALVVTFINLAGIFVMLRAEFLAAVQIIVYTGAILVLVLFVIMLVDMDDLPEFHGGAPLQRMFAIAIGLILLGEVAAAVLTRTVVGQPGPWNEETIAAAGGNVQVLGQFLYSGYVLPIQATAIVLLVGTIGALVMARPDEPTTRARSRTTGTISLGHSRGADLVALPTGAPTARVIRHEDVRDGLVMVTSADAYTEHAAWAGTDVPSGADADEYPTGAGIGSEENR
- the nuoK gene encoding NADH-quinone oxidoreductase subunit NuoK — translated: MGELTATHFLLLSAALFITGMMGVLTRRNVLVIFMSVELMVNAVNVSFIGFAWEQNSMIGQTFALFVIAIAAAEAVLGLGIVMALSRRADTVDVGEVTELRD